A stretch of DNA from Arachis hypogaea cultivar Tifrunner chromosome 19, arahy.Tifrunner.gnm2.J5K5, whole genome shotgun sequence:
CGATTTGTGAAAAATTACAGCAAGATAGCATGACCTCTTACACAACTTCTGAAGAAGGACAATTTTGGGTGGGGAACAGAGGCATAAGAGGCTTTTGAAGCACTTAAGAAAGCCATGGTACCAGTTTCGGTCTTGGTTGTTCCATCTTTCTCTAAGCCTTTTGCTTTGGAGACTGATGCCTTTGGTAGAGGAGTGGGAACAGTCCTACTGCAAGAGGGAAAACCAATTGCGTACATGAGCCAGAAGCTATCAGAGCGTGCAGTGTATGAGAGGGAACTCATGGCAATACTGTTAGCAGTCAAACGTTGGAGGCACTATCTTTTGGGACAATATTTTACTGTGTATACTGACTAGAAAAGCCTCAAATTTCTGTTGGATCAGAGAATATGTGGGGAGGAATAGCAACGATGGATGACCAAGCTTCTTAGATATAATTTTGACATAAAGTACAAGGAGGGCAGCGAAAATACAATGGCCGATGCCCTTTCTCGGAAGTTTCAACTCTCTTTATTGTCAATTGTGCAGTCAGCCGAGTAGGATAAACTAGAGGAGGAGGTTCAAGCAGATGAGAGACTTCAAACCATAATACAGAGGCTGCTCAGAGGGGAAGAAGTGCCATTAAGGTATAAGTTAAAGCAAAGGAAGCTGCTACATATGGGGAGGATGGTAATTCCAGTGGATACCTAGGATTTTACAGGAGTTTCATGACTCGCGACTTGGGGGCCATTTGGATTCTTCCACACATATAAGAGAATTTTGGGAGTGTTATTTTGGGAGGGAATGAAAAAAGCTATTATGGACTACGTGTGGCAATATGAAGTTTGTCAAAAGAATAAACATTCGACATTGTCTCCAGCGGGGTTGTTGCAGCCACTGCCTATACCTGGGAATGTTTGGTCCGATGTGGCCATGGATTTCATTGGCGGGCTCCCAAAAGTAGCAGGTAAGGCTACTATCATGGTGGTGGTGGATAGGATGTCGAAGTACgggcattttttttttttttttgctttactTCACCCCTTTACTGCAAAGGAGGTGGCTGAGGTTTTTGTCTGCGGAGTTGTATCACTTCATGGCTTTCCTAATTCAATTGTATCTGATAGGGACCATTTGTTTATGAGCGCCTTTTGGTCTGAGTTATTCAAGGCTGCGGGCACCACCCTCAAGATGAGTTTGGTATACCACCCGGAGACAGATGGGCAAAGCAAAGCCATAAATAAGTGTGTTGAAACGTATCTTCGCTGTTTTACTGGCACCAAACCAAGGCAGTGGCCAAACTGGTTGCATTGGGCAAAGTATTGGTACAACACCAATTACCATGGCTCAATCAAGATGACTCCCTTCAAGGCTTTGTATGGGAGGGAACCCCCGGTTCTGTTGCAGGGGGAAGGTGAGACCAGTGTGGAGGTCGTGAAGGTGTTGTTAGAAGAAAGGAACTAAGTGATTGATGAATTGAAGCATCACTTGACTCGTGCTCAAGAGCGCATAAAGCAGTATGCGGATAGAAAGAGAAGGGAGTTAGATTTTTAAGTGGGAGATTCAGTTTATTTGAAGATTCAACCTTATAGGTTGAGATCCTTGGCTAAGCAGCACAATCAAAAATTGAGTCCACGGTATTATAGCCCGTTTGAAGTTTTGGCAAGGGTGGGACATGTTGCTTATAAACTCAAGTTTCCAGAAGGGTCGAAGGTCCATCCTATTTTTCATGTTTCGTTGCTCAAGAAAAGTGTGAACTCCACTACTCAATCTTAGCCATTGCCCATGGCTTCGCAAGAAGATTACGAGCTACAGACCGAGCCTGAACAGTTGCTGGCAGTGCGAGAGAATACTGCTGCTCAATTGGAGGTACTAATTAAATGGAAAGACTTGTCAGAATTCGATGACTCTTGGGAGGCAGCAGCAGATATTCAGGAGGCTTTTCTCTCATTCTACCTTGAGGACAAAGTGCATCTTTAAGAGGGGGGTATTGTTACATACCCAAACAAGAATGAAGTATTAGGAATAAAAATTTCTAATCATAAAGGGAAGTAAATTTTTTCTCTGCCGTTACATTACACTAGAAAAAAGAGAATGGAAGGTAAAATAGGAAAGAATAGAGAAGAGAATCATGATAGTGTTAGTGAAAAAAACGTAAAAGATTGTCAATAGAAATAATTCTGACGGATTTTTATGATTAGAGTGAAAAGAGTATAAGTATTAACAAAATAGAGACAGAAAAGAGCTGACTTATGAAAAAGATGAAGGATTGACTAGGAGAGTGAGGCTAGCTCTTACTATCACAGCCTAAACCTTTCTTTCTTGTATTTCCTTTTTTCTATATCTGTAAATTGAGTGAGATCATTTTACTTTATTCTTTATTTGCTCTAGCGGTTCCATTTTATCTGTTAATTTCACTATCTAGGTATCAGTTGTTACATTCATCCAATTCTAATTacctaattcataattaatacaATGTTGCAATTTCACATACATTATTGTATATTCCCAATAATTGTTACTAGTTATCAGTGTTTGCCAAATGATGTATAACATCAATTACACACGGGCCCGGGAAATCAAATCAATCTATGTGGTAACGTTTGGTAATTGAGACAGAAACACAGTATTGTTAACTAAAATTTCAATTTCGAGAGATAAAATTTTTGAGgctacaaattaaaattttaataccatTTGTTAGCTGTGCATCCCTCTACTATCTACTGCCCAATTTGACACACTTAGCTCAATTTGGTTTATAAGAGAGCACTTTCAGTTTATTAAGCTTGCTACCACGCTAGCTAATATAATTTGACTCACTGATCCAAGAAATAAGGATTAAAAGTTTGTGCCCCAAAAAAAAACATTATATGAGTACACAGATGGCTCATGGCTGGCTTCTCAATCTGAATATCTGACGGTTgggcaaaaaataattaaatagataaaaataaatttgattttcctgcatacaataacaataataatttctGTTTAGTTTTTTCTTTCTAAGTGTTTATTCCGTTGCTTatcaaagtaataataataaatggaaAATTTTTATGTACAGATttattatataaacaaaaatgactatttttatttatttttaaaataaaaaatttatcaattttgttttttaaaaataaattttaagagtataataatatttttttaatttaatatatttaaaataaaaaattaataactttattaaattttaaaatatttttaattaaagtatttcCTGAAAATACATAACAAAAAGTTTATGTTATATGTTgacgaaaaataaaatttatgttatGATCCACTTATTTTAAAGGGATAAAGAAATTGATCCCACAAATTTCAGTATTTTAAGACGCATGGAGCCCACGACCACATGATGAATTGGCACTTTTTCGGTGtgagatagaaagagaaagagaagcccAATCAATAATACACACTAGACACTACTGAGTAGTGAGTACTGACAACACAACACAGCTCGATTACTGTGCCATTAGCCTAACTGCCCCAACACCTCACTCACTCCCCTCACACAGTTGCACTGCGCAAACCCTAAACTCCaccactctctctttctctcgaAAACATGTCGAGCGCCGATCCCGAACACCGGGAAGAGGATGAAGCACCCGCTCCCGCCGATGACGAAGACACCGGAGCTCAGGTTGCTCCCATCGTCAAACTCGAGGAGGTTGCTGTCACTACCGgcgaagaggacgaagatgtcatcCTCGATCTGTAATCCCTAACTCACGCTTTTTTCAGTCTTCTCTTCTTCGAtcatcgtttttttttttttttggaatgttACAATAAATCTGTGCTTTTATTCCAATTGATTGTAGGAAATCGAAGCTTTACCGATTCGACAAGGATGGGAATCAGTGGAAGGAGCGAGGCGCAGGTACCGTCAAGTTCCTGAAGCACAAGGCTACTGGCAAGGTTAGGCTTCTCATGAGGCAATCCAAAACCCTCAAGATCTGCGCCAATCATCTCAGTATGTGATTCCTTTCATTTGCATCTTCTttcattgcttttattttatttgatcttgttttttcatttctctttttttaggTTGAgtttttttcccccttttttttgtcATCATCTTTGCCGTTTGATTGTCGCAGTTTTAGCTACTATGTCCGTGCAAGAGCATGCTGGGAACGATAAATCTTGCGTCTGGCATGCAAGGGACTTTGCTGACGGCGAACTCAAGGATGAGCTCTTCTGCATCCGATTCCCTTCAGTTGAAAGTGAGCAtgtccttttttctttttggataatCCTGCTTGGatgtttttgactatttttttaatGCCTTTTTTTAGTTGATTAGATTAAATTGTGATTGTGTTTGACAAAGTCTGTCACCACTTGGCTGCTATTCATGAATGTACTGATTTCTGTTTTATGTTGATCAATGATCTGTGATGTTCATCTTGTGCCTTGGTACATTTAATCGGTTCGTTGAGTCTATGCTTATTTTATTTGTAGTTTGAACTTTAAACCAACCAAGCACAGCGTATTCTGTTTTGCACCCAGTGTTCTTTGATACTCTGAGATACTAGCGTATTTGTGTGTCTTTTCCTATGTTTGTTGGTTAAAGTTTGCTAAATCACTTGCATTAAAATTTTCTTATGAATTTGGAGTGAATTGAGCAGTTTGAACCGGAGTCTGTTGTCACATTTCCTGAGAACTTTTTAAGCATTATAGTTAATTAGGGCCTTAGGAGACATTTCTcacttaactgtacttccattgTGTTTTGTTTGCAACAATTATTAGAGAGGAACTTACTGTTATTTTGACGGCTTCTTTATGCACTTAACTATATCATTTATTATTACCTTGCTAGTTGTGTGTTGTCTTGATGTGGTGAAGTTATCTACATATGTGATTAATTATAACAAGTTATCTAGCAGGCTTCTGTGCATTTGATGACTATATCTTTTTGTATGTATATGAGGATATCTAATCCCCCTCTGTTGTCCATTATGCCATTCTTTTCTTGCTAATGAAATTTTCTTCTATCAAATGAGAACAAAGTATCTGATAACTATATTCAATAAATGTTggaagcatagcttttttttattGTGGATAGCGACTCATGGCAGAGCGCCAAAAATCTGCCATAGGATTATGGCGTATGCGTTTCGGAAAATGGTGGATGGACTGAAAATACATGCATATGTAcaacaaaaatgaagaaaaactGCACATGTAATAGATTATAAAATCTAATCAATATAAGCAACTTTCTACCCATAAAACATACAATTAATTCAGCAATTTCATACAACTTTAAGTCATAAACACCATAAAAAGGCAGAGTTTAAATGCCAACGATGGTATAgtcaaatactaaaaataaaaaagaaagattaaAGACATTGTCTCATTATGTTTTAAAGTTGACATAGTGACCTATGTACATTgtaataaggatagaagagaggTTTCTTACTTGAGCAGCAGAGAGAACAACAGAGAaggaagagaggaggaggaggagtaaTAGTTGTAGGGCCAACCGCCAGTGCCATGTGGCGGTGATGCTGTCAGTGGTTCTTCCAGCAGCAAAGAGGGAGGGAGAATGACATAGGGAAGATATTTTTGGGTTGGTTATGGCGCAAGAGGCTGAAATTGGGGTATGAGAATGTGACCTTACTAATGTTAACTTCTAGAGTTTTCTGAATGACAAAACAACCCTCGAATGTAAAAAATGGTTCACCCAGCCCCGCCGTTCATGTCATCGACCACCATGGCATTGCCACCATTGTGTCCACCGTCATTATCGTATTGCAGTGTTACCCAGATGGCGGCAGGCCCAaattctgtcatgccattttgcCATGGTGCTGTCATGGACACAATTTTAAAACacttgttggaagttgttggaAGTTTTTTTGATTGTTGAAGGTTAAAATTCAGCTTTATGTATTCACTGCTGGACAAAAAGCTTAATGTTGTCATTCTCATCATAGTTTTACTGTGTATATTTACTCTTGTTTTCTCTTCAAATTAGATTGCAAAAGCTTCATGGAAACATTCCAAGAAGTTGCAGAGTcccagaagaaagaagaaggagaagaaggatcCGCAGCAGCTGGTCTTCTTGAGAAATTGAGTGTTGAAGAGAAGACAGATGCAAAGAAGAAAGACGAGAAGTCTGAGGAAAAAGAATCCAAAACACAACAGGAAACTAAGGCGGATGCAGAGAAGGAAGGTGAAGAGCCTGCTTCATCAGCTTGAGTATTATTCATTCACATTTTACGGTACATGGTTAATATGACAAGGTTAGGTGGTTGTGTTTGCCATCACATCTTGGGATAGTGTCATACTCGTTAGTCATGGAATTGTGTCAGAGCCATGCAATTAATTGAGGTGTTTGTGTCCTCCTTTGAGTCTTCTTGTCATC
This window harbors:
- the LOC112775216 gene encoding ran-binding protein 1 homolog b, which encodes MSSADPEHREEDEAPAPADDEDTGAQVAPIVKLEEVAVTTGEEDEDVILDLKSKLYRFDKDGNQWKERGAGTVKFLKHKATGKVRLLMRQSKTLKICANHLILATMSVQEHAGNDKSCVWHARDFADGELKDELFCIRFPSVENCKSFMETFQEVAESQKKEEGEEGSAAAGLLEKLSVEEKTDAKKKDEKSEEKESKTQQETKADAEKEGEEPASSA